From one Microbacterium sp. 10M-3C3 genomic stretch:
- a CDS encoding zinc-dependent alcohol dehydrogenase gives MRALCWTGVNELSVENVEDPRILNAQDAIVKVTLSTTCGSDLHLLGGYVPTMRAGDVLGHEFIGDIVEVGSDVRTHKIGDRVVVCSFISCGRCWYCRNELFSLCDNGNPNAGIPEMLWGQAPGGCYGYSHALGGWAGSHAEFIRVPYADQGAFPVPDGVTDERALFASDAAPTGWMGADLGGVKPGDTVAVWGAGGVGQMAARAALLLGAERVIVIDRFQERLAQAEHVVGAEIMNYETSEVTAELRELTGGRGPDVCIEAVGMEAHRDGPDFAYDQLKQQLRLQTDRPTAVREAIFAARKGGSVFVLGVFGGFVDKFPLGAVMNKGLTLRSAQQHGHRYIPMLLDRMARDEIATEHLATHVLPLDDGPAGYAMFKQKTDGCVRAVFRP, from the coding sequence GTGAGAGCTCTGTGCTGGACCGGGGTGAACGAACTGTCGGTCGAGAACGTCGAAGATCCCCGCATCCTCAACGCCCAGGACGCCATCGTGAAGGTGACCCTCAGTACGACGTGCGGGTCGGACCTCCATCTCCTCGGCGGGTACGTCCCGACGATGCGAGCGGGTGATGTGCTCGGACACGAGTTCATCGGAGACATCGTCGAGGTCGGCTCGGACGTCCGCACGCACAAGATCGGCGACCGCGTCGTGGTCTGCTCGTTCATCAGCTGCGGACGGTGCTGGTACTGCCGGAACGAGCTCTTCTCACTCTGCGACAACGGCAATCCGAACGCGGGCATCCCCGAGATGCTGTGGGGTCAGGCCCCGGGCGGATGCTACGGCTACTCGCACGCGCTCGGTGGGTGGGCCGGCAGCCACGCCGAGTTCATCCGCGTGCCCTATGCCGACCAGGGCGCCTTCCCGGTCCCCGACGGGGTCACCGACGAACGCGCCCTCTTCGCCTCCGATGCGGCCCCCACCGGGTGGATGGGAGCCGACCTCGGCGGCGTGAAGCCCGGGGACACCGTCGCCGTGTGGGGCGCGGGCGGCGTCGGTCAGATGGCGGCGCGCGCAGCGCTGCTGCTCGGCGCCGAGCGTGTCATCGTGATCGATCGTTTCCAGGAACGGCTCGCGCAGGCCGAACATGTCGTCGGCGCGGAGATCATGAACTACGAGACGAGCGAGGTGACCGCCGAGCTCCGCGAACTGACGGGCGGCCGCGGCCCCGACGTCTGCATCGAAGCGGTCGGGATGGAAGCGCATCGCGACGGTCCCGACTTCGCCTACGACCAGCTGAAGCAGCAGCTCCGGCTGCAGACCGACCGGCCCACCGCGGTCCGGGAGGCGATCTTCGCCGCACGCAAGGGAGGAAGCGTCTTCGTGCTCGGGGTGTTCGGCGGTTTCGTCGACAAGTTCCCGCTGGGGGCGGTGATGAACAAAGGCCTCACGCTCCGGTCGGCGCAGCAGCATGGTCATCGCTACATCCCGATGCTGCTGGACAGGATGGCCCGGGACGAGATCGCGACCGAGCACCTCGCGACCCACGTCCTGCCGCTCGACGACGGTCCCGCCGGATACGCCATGTTCAAGCAGAAGACCGACGGCTGCGTGCGGGCGGTGTTCCGGCCGTGA
- a CDS encoding helix-turn-helix transcriptional regulator, whose translation MSHDAELQLAEISARPGPVHQRAQALLDALHHLLPFDGAWMALAEPGGRGYTPLASADLEGSSVRSLSDPHMARQMRVTGADRDRAPTSLSDLPSSSADLRAWAEHLLPAGFREALSLALFGEGGRHVGFLTLLFRRADPPSPALRRQLTRWAPTLAAAIDPVRSLAAPTAVVRGARAGVILLRDNDVSRVPGLRDDPLLRADSELVGVARDVIGEGRNYATFLWPRGARESPDGYVRATVMAGEQDLEGVACGIALLSPAPRLRGLTHRELEVLGHVIEGCSNMEIARALVVSPRTVAAHLEHVLAKLDAPSRTLAAVRAERSGLYIPLPPHRTR comes from the coding sequence GTGTCACACGATGCTGAACTGCAGCTGGCGGAGATCTCGGCCCGCCCGGGCCCCGTGCACCAACGCGCTCAGGCGCTGCTGGATGCGCTGCACCACCTCCTTCCGTTCGACGGCGCGTGGATGGCTCTGGCCGAACCCGGGGGCCGCGGGTACACGCCGCTCGCGAGCGCCGATCTCGAGGGGTCGAGCGTCCGCTCCCTGAGCGATCCGCACATGGCGCGACAGATGCGGGTCACCGGAGCGGACCGCGACCGGGCGCCCACCAGCCTCTCGGACCTGCCCTCCTCGTCGGCCGACCTGCGGGCATGGGCGGAGCACCTGCTGCCCGCAGGGTTTCGCGAAGCGCTGTCGCTCGCGCTGTTCGGGGAGGGGGGCCGGCACGTCGGCTTCCTCACGCTGCTGTTCCGGCGCGCGGATCCGCCGTCGCCGGCTCTGCGTCGACAGCTGACACGGTGGGCGCCGACGCTGGCGGCCGCCATCGACCCGGTCCGCTCGCTGGCAGCTCCCACCGCGGTGGTCCGAGGTGCCCGCGCCGGCGTCATCCTCCTCCGGGACAACGACGTCAGCAGGGTCCCGGGGCTGCGGGACGACCCGCTGCTCCGCGCCGATTCAGAACTGGTGGGTGTCGCTCGGGACGTCATCGGCGAGGGCCGGAACTACGCGACTTTCCTGTGGCCGCGCGGAGCACGGGAGTCGCCGGACGGATACGTCCGCGCCACCGTGATGGCGGGCGAGCAGGATCTCGAGGGCGTCGCGTGCGGGATTGCGCTGCTCTCCCCCGCGCCGCGTCTGCGGGGCCTCACACACCGCGAGCTCGAGGTGTTGGGGCATGTGATCGAGGGATGCTCCAACATGGAGATCGCCCGCGCGCTCGTCGTCTCCCCGCGCACGGTCGCCGCGCATCTCGAGCACGTCCTCGCGAAGCTGGATGCCCCCTCCCGGACGCTCGCGGCCGTGCGCGCCGAGAGGTCCGGTCTCTACATCCCCCTCCCGCCGCACCGGACGAGGTGA
- a CDS encoding glutathione-independent formaldehyde dehydrogenase, protein MRITTTNICGSDLHMYEGRTSFETGRWFGHENMGEVIEVGDGVDKVKVGDHVVLPFNVACGHCKNCERGLTNYCLTAQPIPEWAGAAYGFADMGPWAGGQAELLRVPWGDFNCLRLGEDAEEKSADYVMLADIFPTGYHATEMAGVKPGDQTVIYGAGPVGLMAALSATIRGASKVMVVDRHPDRLRLAESIGAIAIDDSQVDPVQAVLDQTMGLGADNGCECVGYQAHDPQGDEQPNLTLNRLVESVRFTGRIGTVGVFVPQDPGGADELAKQGQVAFDIGLHWFKGQTMGTGQAPVKKYNRQLRDLIAAGKASPSFIVSHELALDAAPDAYEHFDNRDDGWTKIVLKPGKAA, encoded by the coding sequence GTGCGTATCACCACGACCAACATCTGCGGCTCGGACCTCCACATGTACGAGGGGCGCACCAGCTTCGAGACCGGTCGATGGTTCGGTCACGAGAACATGGGCGAGGTGATCGAGGTCGGCGACGGCGTCGACAAGGTCAAGGTCGGCGACCACGTCGTCCTGCCGTTCAACGTGGCGTGCGGTCACTGCAAGAACTGCGAGCGGGGGCTGACCAACTACTGTCTCACCGCTCAGCCGATCCCGGAATGGGCGGGGGCGGCCTACGGGTTCGCGGACATGGGGCCGTGGGCCGGCGGCCAGGCCGAGCTGCTGCGCGTGCCGTGGGGAGACTTCAACTGCCTTCGGCTCGGCGAGGACGCGGAGGAGAAGTCGGCCGACTACGTCATGCTCGCCGACATCTTCCCGACCGGCTACCACGCCACCGAGATGGCGGGGGTGAAGCCGGGAGACCAGACGGTCATCTACGGTGCAGGACCGGTCGGCCTCATGGCCGCGCTGTCTGCCACGATCCGAGGGGCGAGCAAGGTCATGGTCGTGGACCGGCACCCGGACCGCCTCCGGCTCGCCGAATCCATCGGAGCGATAGCCATCGACGACTCGCAGGTCGACCCGGTGCAGGCGGTCCTGGATCAGACCATGGGATTGGGCGCGGACAACGGCTGCGAGTGCGTCGGGTATCAAGCACACGACCCGCAGGGCGACGAGCAGCCCAATCTGACGCTCAACCGCCTGGTGGAGTCGGTGCGATTCACCGGGCGCATCGGGACGGTGGGTGTCTTCGTGCCCCAGGATCCGGGCGGGGCGGACGAACTCGCGAAGCAGGGACAGGTCGCCTTCGACATCGGGCTGCACTGGTTCAAGGGGCAGACCATGGGAACGGGGCAGGCGCCCGTCAAGAAGTACAACCGGCAGCTGCGCGACCTCATCGCGGCGGGCAAGGCGTCGCCGTCGTTCATCGTCAGTCACGAGCTGGCACTCGATGCCGCTCCCGATGCGTACGAGCACTTCGACAACCGCGACGATGGCTGGACCAAGATCGTGCTGAAGCCAGGAAAGGCGGCATGA
- a CDS encoding type II toxin-antitoxin system HicB family antitoxin, with protein MRQIIMTIHREDDSWWADSPSLPGFYAAGDSIDDLRVNIREGVAFELDDAPHAIVETSIEGWKPWADASSSGQALISSFTEQFGYVPQKRPAARPRTNAPLALA; from the coding sequence ATGCGTCAGATCATCATGACGATTCATCGGGAAGACGATTCCTGGTGGGCTGATTCACCCAGCCTGCCCGGCTTCTACGCTGCCGGCGACTCGATCGATGACCTCCGTGTGAACATCCGGGAAGGCGTCGCGTTCGAGCTCGACGACGCGCCTCACGCGATCGTCGAAACCTCGATCGAGGGGTGGAAGCCGTGGGCTGACGCGTCCTCGAGTGGCCAGGCTCTCATTTCGAGCTTCACGGAGCAGTTCGGGTACGTGCCGCAGAAGCGCCCGGCAGCACGCCCGCGCACGAATGCACCGCTGGCGCTGGCGTGA
- a CDS encoding arsenate reductase ArsC, with protein MSRPTVLFVCVHNAGRSQMAAGYLQHLAGDRIDVRSAGSEPKDRINPVAIEAMAEEGIDIAAEAPKILTIDAVRASDVVITMGCGDACPIFPGKRYEDWQLDDPAGQGIEAVRRIRDEIKERVTRLVADLT; from the coding sequence ATGAGCCGACCCACCGTCCTCTTCGTGTGCGTGCACAACGCCGGCCGCTCCCAGATGGCCGCCGGCTACCTGCAGCACCTCGCGGGCGATCGCATCGACGTGCGCTCCGCCGGGTCGGAGCCGAAGGACCGGATCAACCCGGTCGCGATCGAGGCCATGGCGGAGGAGGGCATCGACATCGCCGCCGAAGCGCCCAAGATCCTCACCATCGACGCCGTGCGCGCGTCTGACGTCGTCATCACGATGGGATGCGGCGACGCGTGCCCGATCTTCCCCGGCAAGCGCTACGAAGACTGGCAGCTGGACGACCCCGCCGGCCAGGGCATCGAGGCCGTCCGCCGCATCCGCGACGAGATCAAGGAGAGGGTCACCCGGCTCGTCGCCGACCTGACGTGA